Proteins from a genomic interval of Nasonia vitripennis strain AsymCx chromosome 3, Nvit_psr_1.1, whole genome shotgun sequence:
- the LOC100118612 gene encoding putative ATP-dependent DNA helicase Q1 isoform X1: MSRKTIEDDILSNLNKFFGYKSLRPGQLAIVTQILQKNDVLICKEKGYGKSLCFQLAGLIQDGVTIIISPLLSSAEEECDKLAAFTRIKCAYLHTDNHQDQEQDLRNVLIKKNKVLEDLRNPRSSELKFLYVTIDYILNSSKLKHILIDLYKENLLNAVVVDEVHCVTQWIYSFKSDYSTFGFLRDLFFNVPFLFCSGPITKQTLALIQTILHLRNPYIFNDPSVRYNLSYKVMYKGNNFPTEKLIDYVKNAYTGKTGFMYCQNKESCLALSKKLRENGVENFYYHSAISDKDKAALHSMVISGIVVVCVSGADVDISLQKVDYVVHTVIPNCLEVYFQEAGKAGKNTEYGDCVMFYSMDDCDLDLRSSVNYYMESMKLANAEKKEQLGCQLKDYRRKINEVVVYAENTSICRQVFLLKYFNDESVEIPCGICDVCIVMKDGFVIDMSHVLRKILMCAWSINRHQKSIAECDLFFTATVPNIIAALLGTVKMRHCDLWLVKEWFYGSFASWDAQVLHRFLYVLISHRYLAVNHVFNENFEAFENLIITPEGQEFVKSNNELTLTFSLKDTSFTKWLNIDWIADQYKKDLDGVVLYHALHSNLQRVAEWHGPYVTHLFHTVPGTWDEFKEIKMNYMKNEKNNFDEDLFTVCLIYYQIFRKLKNGNDGSVEQQQQPQVTYCSDVRVKVSRRL, from the exons ATGAGTCGAAAAACAATAGAAGATGATATATTAAGCAATTTAAACAAGTTCTTCGGATATAAGAGTTTGCGACCTGGTCAGCTAGCTATCGTCACACAAATCTTGCAAAAGAATGACGTGCTGATTTGCAAAGAAAAAGGTTATGGCAAATCTCTGTGTTTTCAGTTAGCTGGGCTTATACAAGATGGCGTGACGATTATTATTTCTCCGCTGCTATCGAGTGCCGAGGAAGAGTGTGATAAGTTAGCAGCATTCACAAGa ATCAAATGCGCATATTTGCATACAGACAATCATCAAGATCAAGAACAAGATTTGAGAaatgttttgataaaaaagaacaaagTACTAGAGGATTTGCGTAATCCTCGTAGTTCGGAATTGAAATTCCTGTATGTAACGATCGATTACATTTTAAATTCGTCCAAGCTAAAGCATATTTTGATAGACCTTTACAaagaaaatttgttaaatgCCGTCGTCGTAGACGAGGTGCACTGTGTGACTCAATGGATTTATTCATTCAAGAGTGACTATTCAACTTTTGGTTTTTTACGAGACTTATTTTTCAACGTTCCTTTTTTGTTCTGCAGTGGACCTATCACTAAGCAAACTTTAGCGCTGATTCAAACGATACTGCATCTGAGGAATCCTTATAT CTTCAATGATCCCTCAGTTAGATACAACTTGTCGTACAAAGTAATGTACAAAGGGAATAATTTTCCCACTGAGAAATTGATCGACTATGTAAAGAATGCGTACACTGGCAAAACTGGATTTATGTACTGTCAGAATAAAGAGAGTTGTCTGGCATTGTCGAAAAAATTGCGAGAAAATGGCGTTGAAAATTTCTATTACCACTCTGCAATTTCAGACAAAGACAAAGCTGCTTTACATTCTATGGTCATTTCTGGG ATAGTTGTTGTGTGCGTTTCCGGTGCTGACGTGGACATCAGCCTACAAAAAGTTGACTATGTCGTACACACGGTTATCCCCAATTGTCTGGAAGTCTACTTTCAGGAGGCCGGTAAGGCAGGCAAAAATACAGAATATGGCGACTGCGTCATGTTTTACAGTATGGATGATTGCGATTTGGATCTCAGATCCTCCGTAAATTACTACATGGAATCAATGAAACTCGCTAACGCAGAAAAGAAAGAGCAATTGGGCTGCCAATTAAAAGATTACAGACGTAAAATTAACGAAGTAGTCGTGTATGCGGAGAACACTTCCATTTGTCGTCAAGTCTTTTTATTAAAGTATTTTAATGATGAGAGTGTGGAAATACCTTGTGGAATTTGCGACGTGTGCATAGTTATGAAGGACGGATTTGTCATTGACATGTCTCACGTTTTGAGAAAGATTTTAATGTGTGCATGGTCTATTAATCGACATCAAAAGTCTATAGCAGAATGTGATCTGTTTTTTACTGCTACAGTACCAAATATTATTGCTGCATTATTGGGAACAGTCAAAATGCGACATTGTGACTTGTGGTTGGTAAAAGAATGGTTTTATGGATCGTTTGCATCGTGGGATGCTCAAGTTTTGCACAGGTTTCTGTATGTACTCATTAGTCACAGATATTTGGCTGTTAATCACGTATTCAACGAAAACTTTGAagcatttgaaaatttgatcATCACACCCGAAGGCCAAGAATTTGTAAAATCGAATAACGAG TTGACCTTAACATTCTCCCTCAAAGATACATCTTTTACCAAATGGCTGAATATAGATTGGATCGCAGATCAATATAAGAAAGATTTAGACGGAGTCGTGTTATACCACGCTTTGCACAGTAACCTGCAACGCGTCGCAGAATGGCATGGTCCATACGTTACGCATTTGTTTCATACGGTACCAGGAACGTGGGATGAATTTAAGGAAATAAAGATGAATtacatgaaaaatgaaaaaaataactttgacGAAGACTTGTTTACCGTTTgcttaatatattatcagATTTTTAGAA aACTAAAAAATGGAAATGATGGGTCAGtcgagcaacagcagcaacctCAAGTCACATATTGTTCAGACGTACGTGTCAAAGTCTCTAGAAGGCTTTAA
- the LOC103315658 gene encoding LIM domain only protein 3 isoform X2 — protein MTMDVSKTEPSRNGAAQQQCAGCNKPITERYLLRALDMFWHEDCLKCGCCDCRLGEVGSTCYTKANLILCKRDYLRLFGNTGHCAACSKAIPAFEMVMRARTNVYHLECFACQQCNHRFCVGDRFYLCENKILCEYDYEERLMFANMALHPPTTATLAHIKRQTVTAGGGAAANQQQQQQQQRQTNGIGGAVNDSASGHNGYPGVPTSSSSSGGGLGALAGLNNGLGGPQPTGYEAK, from the exons ATGACTATGGACGTAAGCAAGACGGAACCCAGTAGAAACGGAGCTGCGCAGCAGCAGTGCGCCGGGTGCAACAAACCGATCACAGAGAG GTATTTGCTGAGGGCGTTAGACATGTTCTGGCACGAGGACTGCCTCAAGTGCGGCTGCTGCGATTGCAGATTAGGCGAAGTCGGCTCGACTTGCTACACCAAAGCCAACCTCATACTCTGCAAACGCGACTACTTACG ATTATTCGGGAACACCGGCCACTGCGCTGCGTGCAGCAAGGCGATCCCAGCCTTCGAGATGGTCATGAGAGCGAGGACGAACGTTTATCATCTGGAATGCTTCGCGTGTCAACAGTGCAATCACAG ATTCTGCGTGGGCGACCGTTTCTACCTGTGCGAGAACAAGATCCTCTGCGAGTACGACTACGAGGAGCGACTGATGTTCGCAAACATGGCCCTGCACCCGCCGACGACCGCGACTCTGGCGCACATCAAACGACAG ACGGTAACGGCCGGCGGCGGAGCGGCAGCCAaccaacagcaacagcaacagcagcagcggcaaacCAACGGCATCGGCGGCGCGGTCAACGATTCCGCGAGTGGTCACAACGGCTACCCGGGTGTGCCCACGAGCTcgagcagcagcggtggcggTCTCGGAGCCTTGGCAGGCCTCAACAACGGACTCGGCGGGCCCCAGCCCACTGGCTACGAGGCCAAATGA
- the Or181 gene encoding odorant receptor 181: MDLFDSQYFKINKLALTVYGLWPYQSEIGRIINHVIFVVTSFSMIFAMAAGIQSQVNAELKNILETVVALVFCGAGLVKCTILYNQRNQIKKLYERIAADWEKLTDTSERDILRAFLLEGRHSIVITIVYAVPAFCLFICVEFLPRIFSKESAKHRLHSFPYYYKSMVISENTYDLQVCVHLMVVIIYVGFSYLCASATYISSVKHVCALYAIACQRLRNAIVYRKNSTPLKELIEDTSVIPNLIKVIEMHKEALRGIQIIEQVFSAGFFVFEISALTTIAILIFDLNYHQGNPFQMMRVLLILSVFVLYLFFMNWCGEQTIQSCNNVNAQAYNIEWYGISLKARVFVLMILRRTLKPIHLTAGTIMILSMENFGTILKTAWSFGMILLTTQTSARNKDPNFFGY; encoded by the exons atggaTTTATTTGATagtcaatattttaaaatcaacaagCTTGCTCTAACTGTCTACGGATTGTGGCCTTATCAATCGGAGATTGGGAGAATAATTAACCACGTTATTTTTGTAGTAACGTCATTCTCCATGATTTTTGCTATG GCAGCAGGTATTCAATCACAGGTAAATGCGGagcttaaaaatattttggaaACAGTCGTagctctggttttctgtggTGCTGGCCTCGTCAAATGTACGATTCTTTATAATCAAAGAAATCAG ataaaaaaattatacgaaCGAATCGCTGCTGATTGGGAAAAATTGACTGATACTTCAGAACGTGATATATTGCGAGCATTTTTATTAGAAGGCCGACATTCGATCGTAATTACCATag TGTATGCTGTTCCTGCTTTTTGCTTATTTATTTGCGTCGAATTTCTTCCAAGAATATTTAGTAAAGAATCTGCAAAACATCGTCTACATAGCTTTCCATACTACTATAAATCTATGGTAATAAGTGAAAACACATATGATTTGCAGGTCTGCGTACATTTAATGGTTGTCATAATATACGTTGGTTTTTCATACTTGTGTGCCAGCGCTACGTATATATCCAGTGTGAAACACGTTTGCGCCTTGTATGCAATTGCTTG CCAGCGGTTACGAAATGCCATAGTATACCGTAAGAATAGTACACCGCTAAAAGAATTAATAGAAGACACATCGGTTATACctaatttaattaaagttaTCGAAATGCATAAAGAAGCTTTAAG AGGTATACAGATAATTGAGCAGGTTTTTAGTGCAGGCTTCTTCGTATTTGAAATATCAGCTTTAACAACCATCGCCATTCTTATATTTGAT TTAAATTATCACCAGGGAAATCCTTTTCAAATGATGCGAGTTCTGCTAATACTATCTGTTTTTGTactatatttgttttttatgaaTTGGTGTGGAGAGCAAACTATACAATCTTGCAACAATGTCAATGCACAAGC ATATAACATAGAATGGTATGGAATATCTTTAAAAGCAAGAGTATTCGTACTTATGATCTTACGACGCACATTGAAACCCATACATTTAACAGCAGGGAccataatgattttatcgatGGAAAATTTTGGGACG attttaaagACTGCGTGGTCATTCGGCATGATATTGCTGACTACTCAAACATCAGCGAGAAATAAAGATCCAAATTTTTTCGGATATTAA
- the LOC103315658 gene encoding LIM domain only protein 3 isoform X1 gives MTMDVSKTEPSRNGAAQQQCAGCNKPITERYLLRALDMFWHEDCLKCGCCDCRLGEVGSTCYTKANLILCKRDYLRLFGNTGHCAACSKAIPAFEMVMRARTNVYHLECFACQQCNHRFCVGDRFYLCENKILCEYDYEERLMFANMALHPPTTATLAHIKRQVTHLQPQTVTAGGGAAANQQQQQQQQRQTNGIGGAVNDSASGHNGYPGVPTSSSSSGGGLGALAGLNNGLGGPQPTGYEAK, from the exons ATGACTATGGACGTAAGCAAGACGGAACCCAGTAGAAACGGAGCTGCGCAGCAGCAGTGCGCCGGGTGCAACAAACCGATCACAGAGAG GTATTTGCTGAGGGCGTTAGACATGTTCTGGCACGAGGACTGCCTCAAGTGCGGCTGCTGCGATTGCAGATTAGGCGAAGTCGGCTCGACTTGCTACACCAAAGCCAACCTCATACTCTGCAAACGCGACTACTTACG ATTATTCGGGAACACCGGCCACTGCGCTGCGTGCAGCAAGGCGATCCCAGCCTTCGAGATGGTCATGAGAGCGAGGACGAACGTTTATCATCTGGAATGCTTCGCGTGTCAACAGTGCAATCACAG ATTCTGCGTGGGCGACCGTTTCTACCTGTGCGAGAACAAGATCCTCTGCGAGTACGACTACGAGGAGCGACTGATGTTCGCAAACATGGCCCTGCACCCGCCGACGACCGCGACTCTGGCGCACATCAAACGACAGGTGACTCATCTACAGCCACAG ACGGTAACGGCCGGCGGCGGAGCGGCAGCCAaccaacagcaacagcaacagcagcagcggcaaacCAACGGCATCGGCGGCGCGGTCAACGATTCCGCGAGTGGTCACAACGGCTACCCGGGTGTGCCCACGAGCTcgagcagcagcggtggcggTCTCGGAGCCTTGGCAGGCCTCAACAACGGACTCGGCGGGCCCCAGCCCACTGGCTACGAGGCCAAATGA
- the LOC100118612 gene encoding uncharacterized protein LOC100118612 isoform X5 translates to MEMMGQSSNSSNLKSHIVQTYVSKSLEGFKDEDPTYELLLVTRFANMKKLTTPALTIGLNITNSMAINPPPPSVPHLILPQYDEPLSKQLTDAKNLQSREFPSSSIDLREGDISESRSFSGMSETNAVIKLHNYSKMSENNNYSRFDSNKPKGIVVGVKRKPYDEKPESSKITDCQKLTYESGWDRTDNDYKAFVRKKRINPVYD, encoded by the exons ATGGAAATGATGGGTCAGtcgagcaacagcagcaacctCAAGTCACATATTGTTCAGACGTACGTGTCAAAGTCTCTAGAAGGCTTTAAAGATGAGGATCCCACTTACGAGCTATTATTAGTCACTAGATTCGCCAACATGAAGAAG TTAACGACACCAGCCTTAACAATCGGTCTGAACATAACAAACTCAATGGCCATCAATCCCCCGCCTCCTAGCGTTCCGCATTTAATTTTACCGCAGTATGACGAGCCACTGAGCAAGCAGCTAACGGATGCGAAAAATCTACAATCGCGCGAGTTTCCCTCGTCGTCAATCGATCTAAGGGAAGGCGATATTTCTGAGTCGCGTAGCTTTAGTGGCATGTCAGAGACAAACGCTGTTATTAAGCTTCACAACTATAGCAAAATGagcgaaaataataattatagcaGATTTGATTCTAACAAGCCTAAGGGAATCGTTGTCGGTGTTAAAAGAAAGCCGTATGATGAAAAGCCAGAATCCTCGAAGATCACAGACTGTCAAAAGCTTACGTACGAATCTGGATGGGATCGTACTGATAATGATTATAAAGCTTTTGTACGTAAAAAGAGAATTAATCCCGTTTATGATTAA